A single genomic interval of Antechinus flavipes isolate AdamAnt ecotype Samford, QLD, Australia chromosome 1, AdamAnt_v2, whole genome shotgun sequence harbors:
- the LOC127545126 gene encoding zinc finger protein 785-like — protein MNGCCMKFTRRHFQPPRLLPIPTGPGRTAGRARGVGGAPKKSRGCPRAGAVGRGAQRSEEASLTMSGAEQGLVSFADVAVYFSPDEWGRLRPAQRVIYRDVMWETYGHLGALGFPGPKPTLISWIEQEPEVWGPDARDPEEERGDYTALDSNGDVVIYSKPTLAPLNSLLHYSKIRAGEKPFLCPDCGRCFQQSGSLAIHQRTHTGFGKPFSCPDYGRSFAYPSLLNSHLRVHTGERPYACTHCEKGSLVVHYQAHTGDKPYPCSGCGLRFAYPSLLVIHQRTHTGEKPYSCPDCGHCFAYPSFLVSHQHVHSGEHPYPCVQCGACFARRENLVQHQLIHMGEKSYSCPNCGRCFRQSGSLVIHRRKYTVSHRRIHSDERPFPCTECGKCFKCKYALEAHKWIHQSGTERMQNGGTGVQPLPQASVNGVQEPLVYFRYFPDIFQACG, from the exons ATGAACGGATGCTGCATGAA GTTTACACGTCGCCACTTCCAGCCCCCTCGACTCCTCCCGATCCCGACTGGGCCAGGCCGGACAGCTGGCAGAGCTCGAGGCGTGGGCGGGGCCCCGAAGAAAAGTCGCGGGTGTCCCCGGGCAGGCGCGGTTGGCCGCGGCGCCCAGCGCTCGGAGGAGGCGTCGCTGACCATGAGCGGGGCCGAGCAGGGTCTCGTGAGCTTCGCCGATGTGGCCGTGTACTTCTCCCCGGACGAGTGGGGACGACTGCGCCCCGCGCAAAGGGTTATCTACAGGGACGTCATGTGGGAGACCTACGGCCACCTGGGCGCGCTGG GTTTCCCAGGCCCCAAACCCACCCTCATCTCTTGGATAGAGCAAGAGCCAGAGGTCTGGGGTCCGGATGCCCGGGACCccgaggaggaaaggggagactACACAG CCCTGGACAGCAATGGGGATGTCGTCATCTACTCTAAACCAACTCTGGCCCCTCTGAACAGCCTACTCCATTATAGTAAGATTAGGGCAG GGGAGAAGCCCTTTCTGTGCCCAGACTGTGGGCGTTGTTTCCAGCAAAGTGGGTCCCTGGCCATCCACCAGCGCACACACACAGGGTTTGGAAAACCCTTCTCCTGTCCTGACTATGGGCGCAGCTTTGCCTATCCCTCTCTGCTCAACAGCCACCTACGGGTGCATACAGGGGAACGACCCTATGCCTGTACTCATTGTGAA AAGGGATCCCTAGTGGTCCACTATCAGGCACACACAGGTGATAAACCGTACCCCTGTTCTGGCTGTGGGCTTCGATTCGCTTATCCCTCCCTCTTGGTGATCCATCAGCGAACCCACACAGGTGAGAAACCATACTCCTGCCCTGACTGCGGGCATTGCTTTGCCTATCCCTCGTTCCTGGTCAGTCATCAGCATGTGCACTCTGGGGAACATCCCTACCCCTGTGTTCAGTGTGGAGCATGCTTTGCCCGCCGGGAGAATCTTGTCCAGCACCAGCTCATTCACATGGGTGAGAAGTCCTATTCTTGTCCTAATTGTGGGCGCTGCTTTCGGCAGAGCGGCTCCTTAGTTATCCATCGCCGTAAATACACAG TCAGCCACCGGAGGATTCATTCTGATGAGCGTCCTTTCCCCTGCACGGAGTGCGGGAAGTGTTTTAAGTGCAAGTACGCTCTTGAAGCACATAAGTGGATCCACCAGTCTGGCACTGAGAGGATGCAGAATGGGGGAACTGGGGTACAGCCTCTTCCCCAGGCTTCTGTGAATGGGGTCCAGGAACCCCTGGTGTACTTCCGGTACTTCCCAGATATATTCCAGGCATGTGGGTGA
- the LOC127563021 gene encoding zinc finger protein 785-like has protein sequence MSGPGPGARGLVSFADVAVYFSPDEWGRLRPAQRVLYRDVMRETYGHLGALGFPGPKPALICWMDEETEVWGPDARDPEEARERGAEHLGGTRNKPEKWKIEGPGLQELDEALLKNNLSGPPGLSHEQGDSSCTDCGKSLHKHSIAALHQCNPNQKRSYMCPDCGRHFAYPYLLVSHQRMHSGERPYPCDQCEARFFQKKYLVQHQLIHTGEKPYTCPECGRCFRQRRSLVIHQRRTHTGEKPYSCPDCKRQFVYPYQLATHRRTHTGEKPYSCAECGCRFTYSSLLISHRRIHSDERPFPCPECGKRFKRKYALEAHQWIHRSGTEIWRSMPSARQSAAESSDQGARDPPVHCRYYPDIFQECG, from the exons ATGAGCGGGCCCGGGCCGGGGGCGCGGGGCCTCGTGAGCTTCGCCGATGTGGCCGTGTACTTCTCCCCAGACGAATGGGGACGGCTGCGCCCAGCGCAGAGGGTCCTCTACAGGGACGTCATGCGGGAGACCTACGGCCACCTGGGCGCTCTGG GTTTCCCAGGCCCTAAACCTGCTCTTATTTGCTGGATGGATGAAGAGACAGAGGTTTGGGGTCCGGATGCCCGGGACCCCGAGGAGGCAAGGGAGAGAGGAGCGGAACACTTAGGAG GAACCAGGAATAAGCCTGAAAAGTGgaagatagaagggcctggacTCCAGGAACTTGATGAAGCACTTCTGAAGAACAATCTGTCAGGTCCACCAGGCCTTTCCCATGAACAAGGAGATTCTTCCTGCACTGACTGTGGCAAGTCTTTGCATAAACACTCTATCGCTGCACTCCACCAATGTAATCCCAACCAGAAGAGGTCATATATGTGTCCTGATTGTGGACGCCACTTTGCTTATCCCTATTTACTGGTCAGCCACCAAAGAATGCATTCTGGGGAACGTCCCTATCCTTGTGATCAGTGTGAGGCACGATTCTTCCAAAAGAAGTATCTTGTCCAACACCAGCTAATCCACACAGGTGAGAAGCCCTACACATGCCCTGAATGTGGACGCTGTTTCAGACAGAGAAGGTCCCTAGTCATCCATCAGCGACGTACACACACAGGGGAGAAGCCCTATTCCTGTCCTGACTGCAAGCGACAATTTGTTTATCCTTACCAACTAGCTACTCACCGTCGCACTCACACAGGGGAGAAACCATACTCCTGTGCAGAGTGTGGTTGCCGCTTCACATATTCCTCCTTACTGATAAGCCACAGGCGTATTCACTCTGATGAAAGACCCTTTCCCTGCCCCGAGTGTGGGAAGCGGTTCAAACGGAAGTATGCCCTTGAAGCACACCAGTGGATCCATCGTTCTGGCACTGAGATTTGGAGAAGCATGCCATCAGCAAGACAGTCTGCAGCAGAATCCTCTGACCAAGGTGCCCGGGATCCCCCTGTACACTGCCGTTATTATCCAGATATATTCCAGGAGTGTGGATGA